CCTGGACCTGAGCCACCCGTGCGTGCTGCAAATGGTCACCGACTCGCTGCGCTACTGGGCCAACGAGATGCATGTGGACGGTTTCCGCTTCGACCTGGCGACGATTCTTGGCCGCTACCGCGACGGTTTCGACGAGCGCCACAGTTTTCTCGTGGCCTGCCGCCAGGACCCGGTGCTGCGCCAGCTCAAACTCATCGCCGAACCTTGGGACTGCGGCCCCGGCGGCTATCAAGTGGGTAACTTCCCGCCGGGCTGGGTGGAATGGAACGATCGCTTTCGCGACACCGTGCGTGCATTCTGGAAAGGCGACGACGGCCAACTCGCCGACTTTGCCGGGCGTATGACGGCCTCGGGCGAGATGTTCAACCATCGCGGCCGCCGCCCCTACAGTTCGGTGAACTTCATCACCGCCCACGACGGTTTCACCCTGCACGACCTCGTGTCGTACAACGACAAGCACAACGAAGACAACGACGAGAACAACCAGGACGGCAGCAACAACAACCTGTCCTGGAACCACGGTGTCGAAGGCCCCACTGACGACCCGCAAATCAATGCGCTGCGCCTGCGCCAGATGCGCAACTTCTTCGCCACCCTGCTGCTGGCCCAAGGCACGCCGATGATCGTCGCCGGTGATGAGTTTGCCCGCACGCAGCACGGCAATAACAACGCGTATTGCCAGGACAGCGAGATTGGCTGGGTCAACTGGGATTTGGACGATGACGGCAAATCACTGCTCAAGTTCGTCAAACGCTTGATCAAGCTGCGCCTGGCCTACCCGATCCTGCGGCGTGGGCGATTCCTGGTGGGCGACTACAACGAAGACATCGGCGTCAAGGACGTGACCTGGCTCGCGCCTGATGGCAACGAAATGACCACCGAACAGTGGGAAGACAGCCACGGCCGCTGCCTGGGCATGCTGATGGACGGCCGCGCCCAGGAAACCGGGATTCGCCGCGCCGGCGCCGATGCGACTTTGTTGTTGGTGGTGAATGCGCACCACGACTTGGTCAATTTCCGCCTGCCGCCGGTGCCGGAGGGTGAATTCTGGACCTGCATGCTCGACACCAACGACCCGGCGGTGCGGGGTCAGGAACGCTTTGAGTTTGACCATGAGTACGCCGTCACCGGGCGCTCACTGCTGCTGTTTGAATTACAGCGCGACGACGAGGTGTGAGATGGCGTTGCATAGCTTCCTTCAAGGTTACCGGGGGTATGCAGACACCCAGGCGCTAGGCGAGGCCCTGAAGGCGCTGCAGGACGAAGGCCTGGACCAACTGCCCTTGCCCGGCAGCGGCCAGACGCTGGCACGCTTGAGCCGCCTGGCCCAGGTGGCCGGGCATGACTTGCGCCTGTGCAAACTGTTCGAAGGCCACACCGACGCCTTGGCGATCATTGCTGAACTCGACTGCCCGTTGCCCCCCGTGGGCAGTACGTGGGGCATGTGGGCCGCCGAACCGCCAAACGCTAACGTTCGCGTGCGGCGCGACGGTCATCTATTGATAGTGGACGGTCGCAAAGCCTGGTGTTCTGGCGCGGCAGCGGTCAGTCATGGGCTACTGACCGCGTGGGACGAACAGGGCCGCCAGCAATTGGTCGCGGTCGAGATGTTGCAGCCCGCCGTTACGGTGACGGAGCAAGGCTGGCACGCAGTCGGCATGGCAGCCACGGGCAGCGTTGAAGTGCTCTTCGAGGGTGCCCGCGGCCTTGCGGTCGGCGGCCCCGGCGACTACCTCGCCCGCCCAGGCTTCTGGCACGGCGGGATCGGCATTGCAGCGTGTTGGTATGGCGCCGCACAACACCTGGCGCAGGTGCTGCATGAACACTGCGCCAAGCGCCCGGAACCCCACGCACTCGCCCACTTGGGTGCCGTGGACAGTGCGTTGAACGGCGCGGCCTGCGTACTGCGTGCCAGCGCCGAACACATCGACCGTGAACCCAAGGCGGATGCCCGACTGCTGGCCCAACAGACGCGGGCGTGCATCGAAAACAGCGTTGAGCAAGTGCTGCACCACGTTGGCCGTGCAGTCGGCGCCGGCCCTTATTGCAAGGACCCGCACTTTGCACAGTTGATGGCGGATTTACCGGTGTACGTGCGCCAGAGTCACGCCGAACGCGACCTCGCCGGCCTCGGCGAGCTGGTCGCAAGTGAACCCACAGGGAGGTGGCAACTATGAAAGCCAACCCAATTGTTGGCCAGGGCACGCCGCTGCATCACTGGCAAGCGTCGCCACGGATCGCTGAGTTAGCGCTGATCAGCGTCGAACAGTTGGTGCCTGAAGGGCATCGTGCGGTGATCGTCGCGCCCCATCCGGATGATGAAGTGCTCGGCTGTGGCGGGCTGTTGCAAGGCCTGGCTGTACTGGGCCGGCCCATGCAGCTGATTTCAGTCACCGATGGCAGCGCCAGCCATCCCGGCTCACGGCGCTGGCCGGTGGAGCGCCTGAGTGTGGTGCGGCCCCAGGAATCGGCACAGGCCCTACATCGACTGGGTTTGCCATTGCACAGTTTGAAATGGCTGCGCGCAGGGTTTACCGACAGTCAGGTGGCGGCCCGGGAGGACGAATTGACCGCGTTTATCCAACGCCACCTCAAGCCCACGGACGTGGTGTTCACGACGTGGCGTGAGGACGGCCATTGCGACCACGAAGCCGTCGGCCGCGCCAGCGCCAAGGCCGCGCAATCGGTGGGTGCGACGTTGTATGAGCTGCCGGTCTGGACGTGGCACTGGGCAACCCCCGAAGACAGCCTGGTGCCCTGGCACCGTGCACGCAAAATCCCCCTGAGCTGCGAAGCCGTGGCCCGCAAACGTCACGCCATCCATGCCTTCGCCAGCCAACTGGAGGGCGACCCGCAGATCGGCCTGGCGCCAGTGCTGGCGCCCTATGTGGTGGAGCGCTTGCTGCAACCCTTTGAAGTGGTGTTCGTATGAGTGTGGCCACACCGTATTTCGACCAACTGTTCGCCGAAAACGATGACCCGTGGGCATTTCGCCAACGTTGGTATGAACGACGCAAACGCGCAATGACGCTGGCGCTGCTAACCCGGCCACGCTATGCCTCGATTTTCGAGCCGGGTTGCGCCAACGGCGAACTGAGCTTTGAACTGGCGCCGCGCTGCGACCGCCTGCTGTGCTGCGACACCGCCTCGGCAGCCGTGTCGCTGGCACGCACCCGCTTGCTGGGTTTTCCCCACGCACAGGTGCACCAACGTCGCTTGCCTGAGCAATGGCCATCGGGCCAGTTCGAGCTGATCGTACTCAGCGAGTTGTGCTACTACCTGGACGCCGAGGACCTGGGCCAC
The genomic region above belongs to Pseudomonas sp. S35 and contains:
- the glgX gene encoding glycogen debranching protein GlgX, producing MSKPDKNQATQDPEPSRIREGLPFPLGATWDGLGVNFALFSANATKVELCLFDDSGEVELERIELPEYTDETFHGYLPDAHPGLIYGYRVYGAYDPANGHRFNHNKLLIDPYAKQLVGELKWSEALFGYTIGHPDDDLSFDERDSAPFVPKCKVIDPAHTWGNDQPVRVPWDRTIIYETHLRGISMRHPSVGESVRGTCAGLMEDDVLKHIRQLGISSVELLPVHAFVNDQHLLEKGMTNYWGYNSIAFFAPDPRYLASGKIAEFKEMVAHLHEQKLEVILDVVYNHTAEGNERGPTLSMRGIDNASYYRLMPEDKRFYINDSGTGNTLDLSHPCVLQMVTDSLRYWANEMHVDGFRFDLATILGRYRDGFDERHSFLVACRQDPVLRQLKLIAEPWDCGPGGYQVGNFPPGWVEWNDRFRDTVRAFWKGDDGQLADFAGRMTASGEMFNHRGRRPYSSVNFITAHDGFTLHDLVSYNDKHNEDNDENNQDGSNNNLSWNHGVEGPTDDPQINALRLRQMRNFFATLLLAQGTPMIVAGDEFARTQHGNNNAYCQDSEIGWVNWDLDDDGKSLLKFVKRLIKLRLAYPILRRGRFLVGDYNEDIGVKDVTWLAPDGNEMTTEQWEDSHGRCLGMLMDGRAQETGIRRAGADATLLLVVNAHHDLVNFRLPPVPEGEFWTCMLDTNDPAVRGQERFEFDHEYAVTGRSLLLFELQRDDEV
- a CDS encoding acyl-CoA dehydrogenase family protein — translated: MALHSFLQGYRGYADTQALGEALKALQDEGLDQLPLPGSGQTLARLSRLAQVAGHDLRLCKLFEGHTDALAIIAELDCPLPPVGSTWGMWAAEPPNANVRVRRDGHLLIVDGRKAWCSGAAAVSHGLLTAWDEQGRQQLVAVEMLQPAVTVTEQGWHAVGMAATGSVEVLFEGARGLAVGGPGDYLARPGFWHGGIGIAACWYGAAQHLAQVLHEHCAKRPEPHALAHLGAVDSALNGAACVLRASAEHIDREPKADARLLAQQTRACIENSVEQVLHHVGRAVGAGPYCKDPHFAQLMADLPVYVRQSHAERDLAGLGELVASEPTGRWQL
- a CDS encoding PIG-L family deacetylase, which gives rise to MKANPIVGQGTPLHHWQASPRIAELALISVEQLVPEGHRAVIVAPHPDDEVLGCGGLLQGLAVLGRPMQLISVTDGSASHPGSRRWPVERLSVVRPQESAQALHRLGLPLHSLKWLRAGFTDSQVAAREDELTAFIQRHLKPTDVVFTTWREDGHCDHEAVGRASAKAAQSVGATLYELPVWTWHWATPEDSLVPWHRARKIPLSCEAVARKRHAIHAFASQLEGDPQIGLAPVLAPYVVERLLQPFEVVFV
- a CDS encoding SAM-dependent methyltransferase, with the translated sequence MSVATPYFDQLFAENDDPWAFRQRWYERRKRAMTLALLTRPRYASIFEPGCANGELSFELAPRCDRLLCCDTASAAVSLARTRLLGFPHAQVHQRRLPEQWPSGQFELIVLSELCYYLDAEDLGHLIERALASLTADGQLLACHWRPLIEGCPQTAEQVHALLGQRLGMPLLASHHEHDFLLDLWSRDGTSVASLEGLR